Proteins encoded in a region of the Triticum dicoccoides isolate Atlit2015 ecotype Zavitan chromosome 3A, WEW_v2.0, whole genome shotgun sequence genome:
- the LOC119266760 gene encoding endo-1,4-beta-xylanase 1-like, with protein MAFAEEELALAMKLRADGGSSTEEESSIAMKLTEDGGSEDEEEEPALPVNLLEHRGGSCSELADGGLGGWASTGSSTLSVHHDHAPPPLSATAEDVPCAHRRKPSGRYVLAAHRADEKDGLCREMPCAPKPKVTYRVAGWVALEGGPSADGGHPVHVEVRTHDGARVGGGVLVAEPGKWAEIKGAFRVDEHPRHAEVYVHGPPAGVDIKVMDMRVCAVDKIARLRHLRKKTDKVRKRDVVLKFNPRSEDGADADAAAAAVKGASIRVVQVENSFPIGACISKSSIQNPAFVDFFTKHFDWAVLENELKWYYTEAVQGQVSYADADELIAFCDRLKKPVRGHCIFWAVENSVQPWVRALNTDQLRAAVESRIRGLVSRYSGRFPHYEVNNEMLHGAFFRQRLGDDIDAHMFRETAAIDPAPALFVNDYNVESANDPNATPEKYVALITDLQRRGAAVGGIGVQGHVTYPVGDVICDALDKLAATELPVWITELDVSAADEAVRADDLEVVLREAFAHPAVEGIMLWGFMQGHMWRSHGQLVNADGTISQAGNRFMGLRQEWTSHARGKVDANGHFKFRGFHGKYVVELAAGAGGKQVRRAFDVHKGDEPLVVDMNL; from the exons ATGGCATTCGCTGAG GAGGAGCTGGCGCTTGCAATGAAGCTCAGggcggacggcggcagcagcacggAGGAAGAGTCGTCCATCGCCATGAAGCTGACGGAGGACGGCGgcagcgaagacgaggaggaggagcctgCCCTCCCTGTGAACCTGCTCGAGCACCGTGGCGGCTCCTGCTCGGAGTTGGCTGACGGCGGCCTAGGCGGCTGGGCATCGACCGGCTCGAGCACGCTCTCGGTGCACCACGACCACGCGCCGCCTCCGCTCTCGGCCACGGCGGAGGACGTGCCGTGCGCGCACAGGCGGAAGCCGAGCGGCCGGTACGTCCTCGCCGCGCACCGGGCGGACGAGAAGGACGGCCTATGCCGGGAGATGCCTTGCGCGCCCAAGCCCAAGGTCACGTACCGGGTGGCCGGCTGGGTTGCCCTGGAGGGTGGCCCCAGCGCGGACGGCGGCCACCCCGTGCACGTCGAGGTCCGCACGCACGACGGcgcgcgggtcggcggcggcgtgcTGGTGGCCGAGCCGGGGAAGTGGGCCGAGATCAAGGGCGCGTTCCGGGTCGACGAGCACCCGCGCCACGCCGAGGTTTACGTCCATGGCCCGCCGGCCGGGGTGGACATCAAGGTCATGGACATGCGCGTGTGCGCCGTGGACAAGATCGCAAGGCTCAGGCACCTCAGGAAGAAGACGGACAAG GTGCGCAAGCGTGATGTGGTGCTCAAGTTCAACCCGCGGTCGGAGGACGGGGCCGACgccgatgcggcggcggcggccgtgaagGGCGCGTCCATCCGCGTGGTGCAGGTGGAGAACAGCTTCCCGATCGGCGCGTGCATCAGCAAGTCGTCCATCCAGAACCCGGCGTTCGTCGACTTCTTCACCAAGCACTTCGACTGGGCGGTGCTGGAGAACGAGCTCAAGTGGTATTACACGGAGGCGGTGCAAGGGCAGGTGAGCTACGCCGACGCCGACGAGCTCATCGCCTTCTGCGACCGGCTCAAGAAGCCGGTGCGCGGGCACTGCATCTTCTGGGCCGTGGAGAACTCGGTGCAGCCGTGGGTCCGCGCCCTCAACACCGACCAGCTCAGGGCCGCCGTTGAGTCCCGCATCCGGGGCCTCGTCTCCCGCTACAGCGGCCGCTTCCCGCACTACGAGGTGAACAACGAGATGCTCCACGGCGCCTTCTTCCGGCAGCGCCTCGGCGACGACATCGACGCGCACATGTTCCGCGAGACGGCGGCGATCGACCCGGCGCCGGCGCTGTTCGTCAACGACTACAACGTGGAGAGCGCCAACGACCCCAACGCGACGCCGGAGAAGTACGTGGCGCTGATCACCGACCTGCAGAGGCGCGGCGCGGCCGTGGGCGGGATCGGGGTGCAGGGCCACGTGACGTACCCGGTGGGCGACGTCATCTGCGACGCGCTGGACAAGCTGGCGGCGACGGAGCTCCCCGTGTGGATCACGGAGCTGGACGTGTCGGCGGCGGACGAGGCGGTGCGCGCCGACGACCTGGAGGTGGTGCTGCGGGAGGCGTTCGCGCACCCGGCCGTGGAGGGGATCATGCTCTGGGGGTTCATGCAGGGCCACATGTGGCGCTCCCACGGCCAGCTCGTCAACGCCGACGGCACGATCAGCCAGGCCGGGAACAGGTTCATGGGGCTCCGGCAGGAGTGGACGTCGCACGCGCGCGGGAAGGTGGACGCCAACGGCCACTTCAAGTTCAGGGGGTTCCACGGCAAGTACGTCGTGGAGCTGGCCGCTGGCGCCGGCGGGAAGCAGGTCAGGCGCGCGTTCGACGTTCACAAGGGGGACGAGCCGCTCGTCGTGGACATGAACCTCTGA